One window from the genome of Eucalyptus grandis isolate ANBG69807.140 chromosome 7, ASM1654582v1, whole genome shotgun sequence encodes:
- the LOC104454162 gene encoding uncharacterized protein LOC104454162 yields MAIPTTVPFPSSSLRLSTPFSSPRTPHAPSPSPRRRLPFPARAADSDTPPSEEASASTATDSGSAPGPGPEDDAFENRLSQVRLRYRSGTGKKAEVRKVKKSKRGPSAPSGGMYLPPVALQEPVSEGLKVEFGFSPYSERANGRIAALGLTALLLVELATGKSVIGYHTPAIVLIQVYFVAAVAALYLKYEKERVSVWPRSSSDK; encoded by the coding sequence ATGGCTATACCCACCACCGTTCCCTtcccttcctcctccctccgccTCTCCACGCCCTTCTCCTCCCCGCGTACACCCCACGCGCCGAGCCCgagcccccgccgccgcctccccttCCCCGCCCGAGCCGCCGACTCCGACACTCCTCCCTCCGAGgaggcctccgcctccaccgccACCGACTCCGGATCCGCGCCCGGGCCGGGGCCCGAGGACGACGCGTTCGAGAACCGGCTCTCGCAGGTCCGGCTCCGGTACCGGAGCGGGACCGGCAAGAAGGCGGAGGTCCGCAAGGTGAAGAAGTCGAAGCGGGGACCGTCCGCGCCGTCGGGCGGGATGTACCTGCCCCCGGTGGCGCTGCAGGAGCCGGTGTCGGAGGGGCTGAAGGTGGAGTTCGGGTTCAGCCCCTACAGCGAGAGGGCGAACGGGAGGATCGCGGCCCTGGGGCTGACCGCGCTGCTGCTGGTGGAGCTGGCGACGGGGAAGAGCGTGATCGGCTACCACACGCCGGCGATCGTGCTGATCCAGGTGTACTTCGTGGCCGCGGTGGCGGCTCTGTACTTGAAGTacgagaaagagagagtcaGCGTCTGGCCTCGATCTTCCTCCGACAAatga
- the LOC104455829 gene encoding LOW QUALITY PROTEIN: ABC transporter G family member 6 (The sequence of the model RefSeq protein was modified relative to this genomic sequence to represent the inferred CDS: inserted 2 bases in 2 codons), translated as MHHHHALDVDLSDASLEPRSLPFVLQFNNLNYSVKVHRKVALSSLLPWRRSCLSSAAVEEPVAGESLFTRTKVLLNDISGEARDGEILAVLGASGSGKSTLVDALANRIAKGSLKGSVTLNGEPLESRLLKVISAYVMQDDLLFPMLTVEETLMFAAEFRXPRTLSKSKKRMRVQALIDQLGLQNAAKTVIGDEGHRGVSGGERRRVSIGIDIIHDPIILFLDEPTSGLDSTSAYMVVKVLQRIAQRGSIVVMTVHQPSYRILGLLDRLLFLSRGQTVYSGSPXSLPLFFSEFGHPIPENENRTEFALDLIRELEGSPGGTRSLVEFNKSWQSRKQDARNSEPDRNGLSLKEAIGVSISRGKLLSGATNDPSPASMVPTFANPFWIEMAILSKRSITNSRRMPELFGIRLGAVLVTGFILATMFWQLDNSPKGVQERLGFIAFAMSTTFYTCADALPVFLQERYIFMRETAHNAYRRWSYVLSHSLTALPALVILALAFSATTFFPVGLDGGLSGFLFYFLIIFASFWAGSSFVTFLSGVVPHVMLGYTIVVAILAYFLLFSGFFINRDRIPPYWIWFHYLSLVKYPYEGVLRNEFQDPAKCFVKGVQIFDNMPLGAVPDALKLKLLSTISSTLGRKITASTCLTTGTGILQQQGVTDLSKWSCLWVTVAWGFLFRILFYFSLLLGSKNKRR; from the exons ATGCACCACCACCACGCCCTCGACGTCGACCTCAGCGACGCCAGCCTCGAGCCCCGCTCCCTCCCATTCGTCCTCCAGTTCAATAACCTCAACTACAGCGTCAAGGTCCACCGCAAGGTCGCGCTCTCCTCGCTCCTCCCCTGGCGCCGCAGCTGCCTCAGCTCGGCCGCCGTGGAGGAGCCCGTCGCCGGGGAGAGCCTCTTCACCCGGACCAAGGTCCTGCTCAACGACATCTCCGGGGAGGCCCGCGATGGCGAGATCCTCGCCGTCCTCGGGGCCAGCGGCTCCGGGAAGTCGACGCTGGTCGACGCGCTTGCGAACCGGATCGCGAAGGGGAGCCTGAAGGGGAGCGTGACGCTGAACGGGGAGCCGCTCGAGTCGAGGCTGTTGAAGGTGATATCGGCGTACGTGATGCAGGACGACCTCCTCTTCCCGATGCTCACGGTGGAGGAGACGCTGATGTTCGCGGCCGAGTTCC CTCCCCGGACGCTGTCCAAGTCGAAGAAGCGGATGCGGGTCCAAGCCCTGATCGACCAGCTGGGCCTTCAGAACGCGGCGAAGACGGTGATCGGCGACGAGGGCCACCGCGGCGTCTCTGGCGGGGAGCGGCGGCGCGTCTCCATCGGGATCGACATCATCCACGACCCGATTATCCTCTTCCTCGATGAGCCGACCTCGGGGCTCGACTCCACCAGCGCCTACATGGTGGTCAAGGTGCTGCAGCGGATCGCCCAGAGAGGGAGCATCGTGGTCATGACGGTGCACCAGCCGAGCTACCGCATCCTCGGCCTCCTCGACCGCCTGCTCTTCCTCTCCCGCGGCCAGACCGTGTACAGCGGCTCCC CGAGCCTGCCGCTCTTCTTTTCGGAGTTCGGCCACCCAATCCCGGAAAACGAGAACCGGACTGAGTTCGCGCTCGACCTGATCCGGGAGCTCGAGGGTTCCCCTGGCGGCACCAGGAGCCTCGTCGAGTTCAACAAGTCGTGGCAGAGCAGGAAGCAGGATGCCCGGAACTCGGAGCCCGACCGCAACGGGCTGTCCCTGAAGGAGGCGATCGGCGTCAGCATCTCGAGGGGGAAGCTGCTCTCCGGCGCGACGAACGACCCGAGCCCGGCCTCCATGGTCCCCACCTTCGCCAACCCCTTCTGGATCGAGATGGCGATCCTGTCCAAACGGTCCATTACCAACTCGCGGCGGATGCCGGAGCTTTTCGGGATCCGGCTCGGTGCGGTCCTCGTCACCGGGTTCATCCTCGCCACCATGTTCTGGCAACTAGACAACTCCCCCAAGGGCGTCCAGGAGCGGCTCGGCTTCATTGCCTTCGCCATGTCCACGACCTTCTACACCTGCGCTGACGCGCTCCCCGTGTTCCTCCAGGAGAGGTACATCTTCATGAGGGAGACGGCGCACAACGCGTACAGGCGGTGGTCCTACGTGCTTTCCCACTCGCTCACCGCGCTGCCCGCGCTGGTAATCCTCGCGCTCGCCTTTTCGGCCACGACCTTCTTCCCGGTGGGGCTCGACGGGGGCCTCTCGGGCTTCCTCTTCtacttcctcatcatcttcgcCTCCTTCTGGGCGGGCAGCTCCTTCGTGACCTTCCTGTCGGGGGTCGTCCCGCACGTGATGCTCGGGTACACCATCGTTGTGGCGATCCTCGCCTACTTCCTCCTCTTCAGCGGCTTCTTCATCAACCGCGACCGCATCCCGCCCTACTGGATCTGGTTCCACTACCTGTCCCTGGTGAAGTACCCGTACGAGGGGGTGCTGCGGAACGAGTTCCAGGACCCGGCCAAGTGCTTCGTGAAGGGGGTCCAGATCTTCGACAACATGCCGCTCGGGGCGGTGCCGGATGCCTTGAAGCTGAAGCTGCTGTCGACGATCAGCAGCACGCTCGGGAGGAAGATCACGGCCTCGACGTGCCTGACGACGGGGACCGGCATCCTGCAGCAGCAGGGGGTGACGGACCTGAGCAAGTGGAGCTGCCTGTGGGTGACGGTGGCGTGGGGATTCTTGTTCCGCATCTTGTTCTACTTCTCCCTGTTGCTAGGAAGCAAGAACAAGAGGAGGTAA
- the LOC104455828 gene encoding ABC transporter G family member 6 has product MDNSISEHIFSPSTLSSAQLLKRVGDARKVVTGDGGETPVHHHQALAVNLSNASLEPRSLPFVLQFNNLNYSVKVRRKVALSSLLPRLCSCLGSAAVEEPIAGESLFTRTKVLLNDISWEAHDGEILAVLGASGSGKSTLVDALANRIAKGSLKGSVTLNGEPLESRLLKVISAYVMQDDLLFPLLTVEETLMFAAEFRLPRTLSKSKKRMRVQALIDQLGLWNAAKTVIGDEGHRGVSGGERRRVSIGIDIIHDPIILFLDEPTSGLDSTSAYMVVKVLQRIAQSGSIVVMTVHQPSYRILGLFDRLLFLSRGQTVYSGSPMSLPLFFSEFGHPIPENENRTEFALDLIRELEGSPGGTRSLVEFNKSWQSMKQGARNSEPDRNGLSLKEAIGASISGKLVSGATNDASPASMVPTFANPFWIEMAVLSKRSITNSRRMPGHFGIRLGAVLVTGFILATMFWQLDNSPKGVQERLGFFAFSMSTIFYTCADALSVFLQERYIFMRETAYNAYRRWSYVLSHSLTALPALVLLALAFSATTFFAVGLDGGLSGFLFYFLIIFASFWAGSSFVIFLSGVVPHVMLGYTIVVGILAYFLLFCGFFINRDRIPSYWIWFHYLSLVKYPYEGVLQNEFQDPAKCFVKGVQIFDNTPLGVVPDALKLKLLSTISSTLGMKITASTCLTTGTGILRQQGVTDLSKWSCLWVTVAWGFLFRILFYFSLLLGSKNKRR; this is encoded by the coding sequence ATGGACAATTCAATCTCAGAACACATCTTTAGCCCATCGACGCTCAGCTCAGCTCAGCTCCTCAAGCGCGTCGGCGACGCCCGCAAGGTGGTTACCGGTGACGGCGGCGAGACCCCCGTCCACCACCACCAGGCCCTCGCCGTCAACCTCAGCAACGCCAGCCTCGAGCCCCGCTCCCTCCCCTTCGTCCTCCAGTTCAATAACCTCAACTACAGCGTCAAGGTCCGCCGCAAGGTCGCGCTCTCCTCGCTCCTCCCCCGGCTCTGCAGCTGCCTCGGCTCTGCCGCCGTGGAGGAGCCCATCGCCGGGGAGAGCCTCTTCACCCGGACCAAGGTCCTGCTCAACGACATCTCCTGGGAGGCCCACGACGGCGAGATCCTCGCCGTCCTAGGGGCCAGCGGCTCCGGGAAGTCGACGCTGGTCGACGCGCTCGCAAACCGGATCGCGAAGGGGAGCCTCAAGGGGAGCGTGACGCTGAACGGGGAGCCGCTCGAGTCGAGGCTGTTGAAGGTGATATCAGCGTACGTGATGCAGGACGACCTCCTCTTCCCGCTGCTCACGGTGGAGGAGACGCTGATGTTCGCGGCCGAGTTCCGCCTCCCCCGGACGCTGTCCAAGTCGAAGAAGCGGATGCGGGTCCAAGCCCTGATCGACCAGCTGGGCCTCTGGAACGCGGCGAAGACGGTGATCGGCGACGAGGGCCACCGCGGCGTCTCTGGCGGGGAGCGGCGGCGCGTCTCCATCGGGATCGACATCATCCACGACCCGATCATCCTCTTCCTCGACGAGCCGACCTCGGGGCTCGACTCCACCAGCGCCTACATGGTGGTCAAGGTGCTGCAGCGGATCGCCCAGAGCGGGAGCATCGTGGTCATGACGGTGCACCAGCCGAGCTACCGCATCCTCGGCCTCTTCGACCGCCTGCTCTTCCTCTCCCGCGGCCAGACCGTGTACAGCGGCTCCCCCATGAGCCTGCCGCTCTTCTTTTCCGAGTTCGGCCACCCAATCCCGGAAAACGAGAACCGGACTGAGTTCGCGCTCGACCTGATCCGGGAGCTCGAGGGTTCCCCTGGCGGCACCAGGAGCCTCGTCGAGTTCAACAAGTCGTGGCAGAGCATGAAGCAGGGTGCCCGGAACTCGGAGCCCGACCGGAACGGGCTGTCCCTGAAGGAGGCGATCGGCGCCAGCATCTCGGGGAAGCTGGTCTCCGGCGCGACGAACGACGCGAGCCCGGCCTCCATGGTCCCCACCTTCGCCAACCCCTTCTGGATCGAGATGGCGGTCCTGTCCAAGCGGTCCATTACCAACTCGCGGCGGATGCCGGGGCATTTCGGGATCCGGCTCGGTGCGGTCCTCGTCACCGGGTTCATACTAGCCACCATGTTCTGGCAGCTAGACAACTCCCCCAAGGGCGTCCAGGAGAGGCTCGGCTTCTTCGCCTTCTCCATGTCCACGATCTTCTACACCTGCGCCGACGCGCTCTCCGTGTTCCTCCAGGAGCGGTACATCTTCATGAGGGAGACGGCGTACAACGCGTACCGGCGGTGGTCCTACGTGCTTTCCCACTCACTCACCGCGCTGCCCGCTCTGGTGCTCCTCGCGCTCGCCTTCTCGGCCACGACCTTCTTCGCGGTGGGGCTCGACGGGGGCCTCTCGGGCTTCCTCTTCtacttcctcatcatcttcgcCTCCTTCTGGGCGGGCAGCTCCTTCGTGATCTTCCTGTCGGGGGTCGTCCCGCACGTGATGCTCGGGTACACCATCGTGGTGGGGATCCTCGCCTACTTCCTCCTCTTCTGCGGTTTCTTCATCAACCGCGACCGCATCCCCTCGTACTGGATCTGGTTCCACTACCTGTCCCTGGTGAAGTACCCGTACGAGGGGGTGCTGCAGAACGAGTTCCAGGACCCGGCCAAGTGCTTCGTGAAGGGGGTCCAGATCTTCGACAACACGCCGCTCGGGGTGGTGCCGGATGCCTTGAAGCTGAAGCTGCTGTCGACGATCAGCAGCACACTCGGGATGAAGATCACGGCCTCGACGTGCCTGACGACGGGGACCGGCATCCTGCGGCAGCAGGGGGTGACGGACCTGAGCAAGTGGAGCTGCCTGTGGGTGACGGTGGCGTGGGGATTCTTGTTCCGCATCTTGTTCTACTTCTCCCTCTTGCTGGGAAGCAAGAACAAGAGGAGGTAA
- the LOC120295422 gene encoding insulin-degrading enzyme-like 1, peroxisomal — protein MSEVDFKSHLNTLIESKMEKDKNLWEESERHWKEIIDRTFLFDRIETEVAALRKLAKQELITFFNRHIRIGAPKRKVLSV, from the exons ATGAGTGAGGTTGATTTCAAG AGCCATTTAAACACACTAATTGAATCAAAGATGGAGAAGGACAAGAATTTGTGGGAAGAATCTGAGCGTCACTGGAAAGAGATAATTGATAGAACTTTCCTATTTGATCGAATAGAAACTGAG GTCGCAGCATTAAGGAAGTTGGCAAAACAAGAATTGATAACTTTCTTCAACAGGCACATACGAATTGGAGCGCCCAAGAGGAAGGTGCTTAGCGTATGA
- the LOC104454158 gene encoding LOW QUALITY PROTEIN: ABC transporter G family member 6 (The sequence of the model RefSeq protein was modified relative to this genomic sequence to represent the inferred CDS: inserted 6 bases in 4 codons), translating to MSRIVAANLSSARDPRPFFTTAMELHDLPRRAAEPPAAAPTPSPTLAQLLKRVGDARKEATGDGGETPVHHHHALDVDLSDSSLEPRSXPFVLQFNNLTYSIKVRRKVALPSLLPRRRSRLGSAAVEEPVAGESLFSRTKVLLNDISGEARDGEILAVLGASGSGKSTLVDALANRIAKXELKGSVTLNGEPLESRLLKVISAYVMQDDLLFPMLTVEETLMFAAEFRLPRTLSKSKKRMRVQALIDQLGLXNAAKTVIGDXGHRGVSGGSGGVSIGIDIIHDPIILFLDEPTSGLDSTSAYMVVKVLQRIAQSGSIVVMTVHQPSYRILGLLDRLLFLSRGQTVYSGSPTSLPLFFSEFGHPIPENENRTEFALDLIRELEGSPGGTRSLVEFNKSWQSMKQGARNSEPDRNGLSLKEAIGASISRGKLVSGATNDASPASMVPTFANPFWIEMAVLSKRSITNSRRMPELFGIRLGAVLVTGFILATMFWQLDNSPKGVQERLGFIAFAMSTTFYTCADALPVFLQERYIFMRETAYNAYRRWSYVLSHSLVALPALVLLALAFSATTFFAVGLDGGFSGFLFYFLIIFASFWAGSSFVTFLSGVVPHVMLGYTIVVAILAYFLLFSGFFINRDRIPSYWIWFHYLSLVKYPYEGVLQNEFQDPTKCFVKGVQIFDNTPLGAVPDSVKLKLLSTISNTLGMKITASTCLTTGTDILQQQGVTDLSKWSCLWVTVAWGFLFRILFYFSLLLGSKNKRR from the exons ATGTCTCGCATTGTCGCCGCGAATCTCTCCTCCGCCAGAGACCCCCGCCCCTTCTTCACCACCGCCATGGAGCTCCACGACCTCCCCCGCCGCGCCGCCgagcctcccgccgccgccccgaCCCCCTCGCCGACGCTCGCTCAGCTCCTCAAGCGCGTCGGTGACGCCCGCAAGGAGGCcaccggcgacggcggcgagacccccgtccaccaccaccacgcCCTCGACGTCGACCTCAGCGACTCCAGCCTCGAGCCCCGCTC TCCCTTCGTCCTCCAGTTCAACAACCTCACCTACAGCATCAAGGTCCGCCGCAAGGTCGCCCTCCCCTCGCTCCTCCCCCGGCGCCGCAGCCGCCTCGGCTCCGCCGCCGTCGAGGAGCCCGTCGCCGGGGAGAGCCTCTTCTCCCGGACCAAGGTTCTGCTCAACGACATCTCCGGGGAGGCCCGCGATGGCGAGATCCTCGCCGTCCTCGGGGCCAGCGGCTCCGGGAAGTCGACGCTGGTCGACGCGCTCGCGAACCGGATCGCGAA GGAGCTCAAGGGGAGCGTGACGCTGAATGGGGAGCCGCTCGAGTCGAGGCTGTTGAAGGTGATATCGGCGTACGTGATGCAGGACGACCTCCTCTTCCCGATGCTCACGGTGGAGGAGACGCTGATGTTCGCGGCCGAGTTCCGCCTCCCCCGGACGCTGTCCAAGTCGAAGAAGCGGATGCGGGTCCAAGCCCTGATCGACCAGCTGGGCC CGAACGCGGCGAAGACGGTGATCGGCG GAGGCCACCGTGGCGTCTCTGGAGGGAGCGGCGGCGTCTCCATCGGGATCGACATCATCCACGACCCGATCATCCTCTTTCTCGACGAGCCGACCTCGGGGCTCGACTCCACCAGCGCCTACATGGTGGTCAAGGTGCTGCAGCGGATCGCCCAGAGCGGGAGCATCGTGGTCATGACGGTGCACCAGCCGAGCTACCGCATCCTCGGCCTCCTCGACCGCCTGCTCTTCCTCTCCCGCGGCCAGACCGTGTACAGCGGCTCCCCCACGAGCCTGCCGCTTTTCTTTTCGGAGTTCGGCCACCCAATCCCGGAAAACGAGAACCGGACTGAGTTCGCGCTCGACCTGATCCGGGAGCTCGAGGGTTCCCCTGGCGGCACCAGGAGCCTCGTCGAGTTCAACAAGTCGTGGCAGAGCATGAAGCAGGGTGCCCGGAACTCGGAGCCCGACCGGAACGGGCTGTCCCTGAAGGAGGCGATCGGCGCCAGCATCTCGAGGGGGAAGCTGGTCTCCGGCGCGACGAACGACGCGAGCCCGGCCTCCATGGTCCCCACCTTCGCCAACCCCTTCTGGATCGAGATGGCGGTCCTGTCCAAGCGGTCCATTACCAACTCGCGGCGGATGCCGGAGCTTTTCGGGATCCGGCTCGGTGCGGTCCTCGTCACCGGGTTCATCCTCGCCACCATGTTCTGGCAGCTAGACAACTCCCCCAAGGGCGTCCAGGAGCGGCTCGGCTTCATTGCCTTCGCCATGTCCACGACCTTCTACACCTGCGCCGACGCGCTCCCCGTGTTCCTCCAGGAGAGGTACATCTTCATGAGGGAGACGGCGTACAACGCGTACCGGCGGTGGTCCTACGTGCTTTCCCACTCGCTAGTTGCGCTGCCCGCGCTGGTGCTCCTCGCGCTCGCCTTCTCGGCCACGACCTTCTTCGCGGTGGGGCTCGACGGGGGCTTCTCGGGCTTCCTCTTCtacttcctcatcatcttcgcCTCCTTCTGGGCGGGCAGCTCCTTCGTGACCTTCCTGTCGGGGGTCGTCCCGCACGTGATGCTCGGGTACACCATCGTGGTGGCGATCCTCGCCTACTTCCTCCTCTTCAGCGGCTTCTTCATCAACCGCGACCGCATCCCGTCCTACTGGATCTGGTTCCACTACCTGTCCCTGGTGAAGTACCCGTACGAGGGGGTGCTGCAGAACGAGTTCCAGGACCCGACCAAGTGCTTCGTGAAGGGGGTCCAGATCTTCGACAACACGCCGCTCGGGGCGGTGCCGGATTCCGTGAAGCTGAAGCTGCTGTCGACAATCAGCAACACGCTCGGGATGAAGATCACGGCCTCGACGTGCCTGACGACGGGGACCGACATCCTGCAGCAGCAGGGGGTGACGGACCTGAGCAAGTGGAGCTGCCTGTGGGTGACGGTGGCGTGGGGATTCTTGTTCCGCATCTTGTTCTACTTCTCCCTCTTGCTGGGAAGCAAGAACAAGAGGAGGTAA